The Thiohalophilus sp. genome has a window encoding:
- the atpG gene encoding F0F1 ATP synthase subunit gamma gives MASGKEIRTQINSVKNTQKITSAMEMVAASKMRKAQDRMASSRPYADKMRGVIDHLAFAHPEYHHAYLQERDVKRVGYIIISSDRGLCGGLNNNMFKAVLNDMKQWQEQNVDMDFCTIGQKSLAFFKRLTGNIKAQTTHLGDAPSLTDVIGTVKVMLDAYDNGEIDRLFVVYNRFVNTMTQQPTIEQLLPVASAERNKELEYHWDYIYEPDAKEVLDGLLVRYIESQVYQGVVENVACEMAARMVAMKAASDNAGNLIDDLQLAYNKARQAAITQELSEIVSGAAAV, from the coding sequence ATGGCGAGCGGCAAAGAAATACGCACTCAGATCAATAGCGTTAAAAATACGCAGAAGATCACCAGCGCCATGGAAATGGTGGCGGCAAGCAAGATGCGCAAGGCCCAGGATCGGATGGCCAGCTCTCGTCCCTACGCGGACAAGATGCGGGGTGTTATCGATCATCTGGCCTTTGCCCATCCCGAATATCACCATGCGTATCTGCAGGAACGCGATGTCAAGCGGGTCGGTTATATCATCATTTCATCCGATCGCGGTTTGTGCGGCGGCCTGAACAACAACATGTTCAAGGCTGTGCTCAACGACATGAAGCAGTGGCAGGAACAGAATGTCGATATGGACTTCTGCACCATTGGTCAAAAATCGCTGGCGTTCTTCAAGCGGCTGACGGGCAACATCAAGGCGCAGACCACCCATCTTGGCGATGCACCGTCGCTGACCGATGTCATCGGTACTGTCAAGGTGATGCTGGATGCGTATGACAACGGCGAGATCGACCGTTTGTTCGTGGTCTATAACCGCTTCGTCAATACCATGACCCAGCAGCCGACGATCGAACAGTTGCTGCCGGTGGCTTCCGCCGAACGGAACAAAGAACTCGAATACCACTGGGATTACATTTACGAACCGGATGCCAAGGAAGTCTTGGATGGCCTGCTGGTACGTTACATCGAATCCCAGGTTTATCAAGGTGTTGTAGAGAACGTCGCCTGCGAAATGGCGGCCCGGATGGTGGCCATGAAGGCCGCTTCCGACAATGCCGGCAACCTGATTGATGACCTGCAGCTGGCCTACAACAAGGCCCGCCAGGCCGCCATTACCCAGGAGCTGTCCGAAATCGTCTCGGGCGCCGCGGCGGTATAA